The Amycolatopsis sp. DG1A-15b genome window below encodes:
- a CDS encoding anhydro-N-acetylmuramic acid kinase: MGMRASHRFRVIGLISGTSLDGIDVAAADLHAEDGTVVLTPLGELDVPYPEPLRDGLLAALPPNPCTAGELTRLDTGVGQAFADAARRGAAELAGGRADLVASLGQTVFHWVSGGHVRGTLQLGQPAWIAEGTGLPVCADLRARDVAAGGHGAPLASTLDRLWLGGLAEDTGRPVAALNLGGIANITVVAEGEPVIAYDTGPANALLDLAAHRVAGQRSDVDGRLALGGSVRSDLLLRLLADPYFAAAPPKSTGKEHFNAEYLDTAAAGLDPVGPGDLLATLTELTAVTVADQCRRHGVTTVIASGGGVANPALMTALARNLPSAVLKTSDDLGLPGAGKEAYLTALLGWLTWCGVPGTVPSATGARGPRVLGALVPGRGPLILPAPLGGAVTRLRVAEKTG, translated from the coding sequence ATGGGGATGAGAGCGAGCCACCGCTTCCGGGTGATCGGCCTGATTTCGGGCACGTCGCTCGACGGGATCGACGTGGCCGCCGCCGACCTGCACGCCGAGGACGGCACCGTCGTGCTGACGCCGCTGGGCGAGCTCGACGTCCCCTACCCCGAGCCGCTGCGTGACGGCCTGCTCGCCGCGCTCCCGCCGAACCCGTGCACCGCCGGCGAGCTGACACGGCTGGACACCGGCGTCGGCCAGGCGTTCGCCGACGCGGCCCGGCGCGGGGCCGCGGAGCTCGCCGGCGGCCGCGCGGACCTGGTCGCGTCGCTGGGCCAGACGGTGTTCCACTGGGTCTCCGGCGGCCACGTCCGCGGCACCCTCCAGCTCGGCCAGCCCGCCTGGATCGCCGAAGGCACCGGGCTGCCGGTGTGCGCCGACCTGCGGGCGCGCGACGTCGCCGCGGGCGGTCACGGCGCACCCCTGGCGAGCACGCTCGACCGGCTGTGGCTGGGCGGCCTCGCCGAGGACACCGGACGGCCGGTCGCCGCGCTGAACCTCGGCGGCATCGCGAACATCACCGTCGTCGCCGAGGGCGAGCCGGTGATCGCCTACGACACCGGGCCCGCCAACGCCCTGCTCGACCTCGCGGCCCACCGCGTCGCCGGGCAGCGCAGCGACGTCGACGGCCGGCTCGCCCTCGGCGGGTCGGTGCGCTCCGACCTGCTCCTCCGGCTGCTCGCCGACCCGTACTTCGCCGCCGCGCCGCCGAAGTCCACCGGCAAGGAGCACTTCAACGCCGAGTACCTCGACACGGCCGCGGCCGGTCTGGACCCGGTCGGTCCCGGCGACCTGCTCGCGACGCTGACCGAGCTGACCGCCGTCACCGTGGCCGATCAGTGCCGCCGCCACGGCGTCACGACCGTCATCGCCTCCGGCGGCGGCGTCGCGAACCCGGCCCTGATGACCGCGCTCGCCCGCAACCTCCCCTCGGCGGTGCTCAAGACCAGTGACGACCTCGGCCTGCCCGGTGCGGGCAAAGAGGCGTACCTCACGGCGTTGCTGGGCTGGCTCACCTGGTGCGGCGTGCCCGGTACGGTGCCGTCGGCGACCGGCGCCCGCGGGCCGCGCGTGCTCGGCGCGCTGGTCCCGGGCCGCGGTCCACTGATCCTTCCCGCCCCGCTGGGGGGCGCCGTGACGCGGTTGCGAGTCGCGGAGAAGACCGGATGA
- the ftsY gene encoding signal recognition particle-docking protein FtsY — MSSTWFLFVVVAVVVLVALLVTGLLIARRRRISLDAQREVEAKPKGGSYAASGGIALAPGGTAEAPEAGHPVEDRPEVDGQPAVGDDAAVPRDSAQRTVRDVKLPDAEVVEPAPVVEEIEPAAGRMERLRGRLTKSRSMFGTSLLGLLGAGDLDEDSWQDVEDTLLMADLGAATTNQIVERLRDELSRRAVRSSAEAREVLHEVLTAQLSTDGHRAVRALPHTVDGKKQPAVVLVAGVNGTGKTTTTGKLARVLVAQGGTVLLGAADTFRAAAADQLQTWAERVGAEVVRGKEGADPAAVAFDAVKRGVDTGVDAVLVDTAGRLHTKTGLMDELGKVKRVVEKQAKVDEVLLVLDATTGQNGLMQARVFAEVIDVTGIVLTKLDGTAKGGIVFQVQKELGVPVKLVGLGEGPDDLAPFEPGAFVDALLG, encoded by the coding sequence GTGTCGAGCACCTGGTTCCTGTTCGTAGTCGTCGCCGTCGTCGTCCTGGTCGCCCTGCTGGTGACCGGCCTGCTGATCGCACGCAGGCGGCGGATCAGCCTGGACGCCCAGCGCGAGGTCGAGGCGAAACCGAAGGGCGGTTCGTACGCGGCCAGCGGGGGCATCGCGCTCGCGCCCGGCGGCACGGCCGAGGCTCCCGAAGCCGGGCATCCGGTCGAGGACCGGCCCGAGGTCGACGGCCAGCCCGCGGTGGGCGACGACGCGGCGGTGCCGCGCGACTCGGCGCAGCGCACGGTCCGCGACGTCAAGCTGCCGGACGCCGAGGTCGTCGAACCGGCCCCGGTCGTCGAGGAGATCGAACCGGCGGCGGGCCGCATGGAGCGGCTGCGCGGCCGCCTGACGAAGTCGCGCTCGATGTTCGGGACGAGCCTGCTCGGCCTGCTCGGCGCCGGCGACCTCGACGAGGACTCCTGGCAGGACGTCGAGGACACGCTGCTGATGGCCGACCTCGGCGCGGCCACCACGAACCAGATCGTCGAGCGCCTGCGCGACGAGCTTTCCCGGCGTGCGGTGCGGTCTTCGGCCGAGGCGCGCGAGGTGCTGCACGAGGTGCTGACGGCGCAGCTGTCCACCGACGGCCACCGCGCGGTGCGGGCGCTGCCGCACACCGTCGACGGCAAGAAGCAGCCCGCGGTGGTGCTGGTGGCGGGGGTCAACGGCACGGGCAAGACGACGACCACGGGCAAGCTCGCCCGCGTCCTGGTGGCGCAGGGCGGCACGGTGCTGCTGGGCGCGGCGGACACGTTCCGCGCGGCGGCGGCCGACCAGCTGCAGACGTGGGCCGAGCGCGTGGGCGCGGAGGTCGTCCGCGGCAAGGAGGGCGCGGACCCGGCGGCGGTGGCGTTCGACGCGGTCAAGCGCGGCGTGGACACGGGGGTGGACGCGGTCCTGGTCGACACGGCGGGCCGGCTGCACACGAAGACGGGCCTGATGGACGAGCTGGGCAAGGTCAAGCGCGTCGTGGAGAAGCAGGCCAAGGTCGACGAGGTGCTGCTGGTGCTGGACGCGACCACGGGCCAGAACGGGCTCATGCAGGCCCGGGTGTTCGCCGAGGTCATCGACGTGACGGGCATCGTGCTGACGAAGCTGGACGGCACGGCGAAGGGCGGCATCGTGTTCCAGGTCCAGAAGGAGCTGGGCGTCCCGGTGAAGCTCGTCGGTCTCGGCGAGGGCCCGGACGACCTCGCGCCGTTCGAGCCGGGCGCGTTCGTGGACGCCCTGCTGGGCTAA